One Callospermophilus lateralis isolate mCalLat2 chromosome 6, mCalLat2.hap1, whole genome shotgun sequence genomic region harbors:
- the Zbtb9 gene encoding zinc finger and BTB domain-containing protein 9: protein MDTSTPLPPAPTSPICNPAPRTIQIEFPQHSSSLLESLNRHRLEGKFCDVSLLVQGRELRAHKAVLAAASPYFHDKLLLGDAPRLTLPSVIEADAFEGLLQLIYSGRLRLPLDALPAHLLVASGLQMWQVVDQCSEILRELESSGGGISARGATSYHALLSTTSSSGGWCIRSSPFQTPVQSSASTESPASTESPVGGEESELGEVLQIQVEEEEEEEEEEEEEEEEEDQGSAATLSQTPQPQRVSGGFPRARGSHPVPISATPRRLPESESASLEPPAPPTALPPKIFYIKQEPFEPKEEISGIGTQSGGAKEETKVFPGGDTEGNGELRFLLPSGAGATSGGGSPSWKPVDLHGNEILSGGGGPGGAGQAVHGPVKLGGAPPADGKRFGCLCGKRFAVKPKRDRHIMLTFSLRPFGCGICNKRFKLKHHLTEHMKTHAGALHACPHCGRRFRVHACFLRHRDLCKGQGWATAHWTYK from the coding sequence ATGGATACCTCGACACCTTTACCTCCTGCACCCACCTCCCCGATCTGCAATCCAGCCCCTCGGACAATCCAGATCGAGTTCCCTCAACATAGCTCGTCTTTGCTGGAATCCCTGAACCGCCATAGGCTAGAGGGAAAGTTCTGTGATGTGTCGCTTCTGGTGCAGGGCCGGGAACTTAGAGCTCATAAAGCAGTGTTGGCTGCTGCTTCTCCCTACTTCCATGACAAGCTGCTTCTTGGGGATGCACCTCGTCTCACCTTGCCAAGTGTCATTGAAGCTGATGCCTTTGAAGGGCTACTTCAGCTCATTTATTCAGGGCGCCTTCGCCTTCCCTTGGATGCTCTCCCTGCCCATCTCCTTGTAGCCAGTGGCCTTCAGATGTGGCAAGTAGTAGATCAGTGTTCAGAGATTCTTAGAGAACTAGAAAGTTCAGGTGGTGGAATTTCAGCTCGTGGAGCAACCTCCTACCATGCACTTCTTTCCACCACGTCTTCATCTGGAGGCTGGTGTATTCGCTCTTCCCCTTTTCAGACCCCAGTGCAGTCCTCTGCTTCTACTGAGAGTCCTGCATCCACTGAAAGCCcggtgggaggggaggagagtgaaCTAGGAGAGGTGTTACAAAttcaggtggaggaggaggaggaggaggaggaggaagaagaggaggaggaggaagaggaagaccaGGGATCAGCAGCTACACTATCTCAAACTCCTCAACCACAAAGAGTGTCAGGAGGTTTTCCCCGGGCTCGTGGATCCCACCCAGTACCCATATCTGCTACTCCCCGCAGGCTTCCAGAGAGTGAGAGTGCATCACTTGAACCTCCTGCCCCACCTACCGCACTACCCCCCAAAATTTTCTATATCAAGCAGGAACCCTTTGAGCCTAAGGAGGAGATATCAGGAATTGGAACTCAGTCTGGAGGAGCAAAGGAGGAAACCAAAGTGTTTCCTGGGGGAgacactgaagggaatggggagctgaGATTCTTATTGCCCTCAGGAGCAGGGGCAACATCTGGGGGAGGGAGTCCATCCTGGAAGCCAGTGGATCTTCATGGAAATGAAATCTTGTCAGGGGGTGGAGGACCTGGGGGAGCAGGGCAGGCtgtacatgggcctgtgaagctagggGGAGCACCCCCTGCAGATGGAAAACGCTTTGGTTGCTTGTGTGGGAAGCGCTTTGCAGTAAAGCCAAAGCGTGACAGGCACATCATGCTGACCTTCAGCCTTCGGCCTTTTGGCTGTGGCATCTGCAACAAGCGCTTCAAGTTGAAGCACCATCTGACCGAGCACATGAAGACCCATGCTGGAGCCCTGCATGCCTGTCCTCATTGTGGCCGTCGGTTCCGTGTCCATGCCTGTTTTCTTCGCCACCGAGACTTGTGCAAGGGTCAGGGCTGGGCCACTGCCCACTGGACTTACAAGTGA